GACAATCAAAAACCCTCTTTTGACCGCCGGACGATTGGGAAAGTCAGGCTGAGGCCCGTTTGAAAGCTCCGAGACCGGCAAAAACGGCGGCCGCGCCCAGCTCTTCTTCGATCCGCAAGAGCTCGTTGTACTTGGCCACGCGGTCGGTGCGCGACGGCGCCCCGGTCTTGATCTGCCCGGTCCCGCAGGCGACGACCAGGTGGGCGATGGTCGTGTCCTCGGTCTCCCCTGACCGATGCGAGACGACCGCCGTGTAGTTGGACTTCTTGGCCAGGTCGATGGCCTGGAGAGTCTCAGTGAGAGTGCCGATCTGGTTGACCTTGATCAGGATCGAGTTGGCCACGCCGGCCTCGATCCCCTTTTGGAGGCGGGCGGTGTTAGTCACAAAAAGGTCGTCCCCGACCAGCTGGACGCGGGTTCCGAGGGCGTCGGTGAGGCTCTTCCAGCCATCCCAGTCATCCTCCGCCAACCCGTCCTCGATGGAGACGATGGGGTATTCAGCGACCCAGTGTGAGTAAAAGTCGACCATCTCGTCGGGGGTGTGGGTGACCCCCTCGCCCCGGAGGACATACCGGCCGTCCTGGAAAAGCTCGGTGGCGGCCGGGTCGAGGGCGATGAAGACATCGCCGCCGGGCTTGTAGCCGGCCTTGACGATGGCCTCGACGATGCTCTCCAGGGCCTGCTGGTTGGATTTCAGGTCGGGGGCGAAGCCACCCTCGTCGCCGACCGCCGTGTTCAGACCCTTCTTCTTGAGCACCGACTTGAGGGCGTGAAAGACCTCGGCCCCGGCCCGGAGGGCCTCGGCGAAGGTCGGCAGCCCGGCCGGGACAACCATGAATTCCTGGATGTCGACGTTATT
The genomic region above belongs to Bacillota bacterium and contains:
- the eno gene encoding phosphopyruvate hydratase: MAINGTRITAVKAREILDSRGNPTVEVDVTLAGGPRGRAAVPSGASTGAYEAVELRDGDPARFGGKGVRKAVQNVDEVIAPKVIGIDALDQKALDKKLNELDGTPNKGRLGANAILGVSLAVAKAAAAELKLPLYAYLGGITARVLPVPMMNILNGGKHADNNVDIQEFMVVPAGLPTFAEALRAGAEVFHALKSVLKKKGLNTAVGDEGGFAPDLKSNQQALESIVEAIVKAGYKPGGDVFIALDPAATELFQDGRYVLRGEGVTHTPDEMVDFYSHWVAEYPIVSIEDGLAEDDWDGWKSLTDALGTRVQLVGDDLFVTNTARLQKGIEAGVANSILIKVNQIGTLTETLQAIDLAKKSNYTAVVSHRSGETEDTTIAHLVVACGTGQIKTGAPSRTDRVAKYNELLRIEEELGAAAVFAGLGAFKRASA